In Fibrobacter succinogenes, a single genomic region encodes these proteins:
- the pyrE gene encoding orotate phosphoribosyltransferase, which produces MNNTDNFVHFLVESGALKFGNFVTKSGRETPYFINTGEFRTGASLSKLAEFYASAFMVHFDGKAQNLYGPAYKGIPLCAATAMKLSDLYSQNLTFTYNRKEVKDHGEGGSLVGYKYAEKTNVVIIEDVITAGTSVNETMQALSQIENANVIGLLISVDRKEKLDNGKSALQTVQDEYGIEAHSIVNINDIIAFLENEENRKAINAPEGILDRVYAYREKWGAV; this is translated from the coding sequence ATGAATAATACAGATAATTTTGTTCACTTTCTCGTAGAATCTGGCGCTCTTAAATTTGGCAACTTCGTGACCAAGAGCGGTCGCGAAACACCTTACTTTATCAACACCGGAGAGTTCCGCACCGGAGCTTCTCTTTCGAAACTCGCTGAATTCTACGCTTCGGCATTCATGGTTCATTTTGACGGCAAGGCCCAGAACCTCTACGGTCCGGCCTACAAGGGCATCCCGCTCTGCGCCGCAACGGCAATGAAGCTTTCTGACCTTTATTCCCAAAACCTTACCTTTACGTATAACAGAAAAGAAGTCAAGGACCATGGCGAAGGCGGTTCTCTTGTCGGTTACAAATACGCCGAAAAGACAAACGTCGTCATCATCGAAGACGTGATTACCGCAGGCACTTCCGTCAACGAAACAATGCAGGCGCTTTCTCAAATTGAAAACGCAAATGTCATCGGTCTTTTGATTTCTGTGGATCGCAAGGAAAAGCTCGATAACGGCAAGTCTGCACTCCAGACCGTTCAAGATGAATACGGCATCGAAGCCCATTCCATCGTGAACATCAATGACATCATTGCATTCCTCGAAAACGAAGAAAACCGCAAGGCAATCAACGCCCCCGAAGGAATCCTTGACCGCGTCTATGCCTACCGCGAAAAGTGGGGAGCAGTTTAA